The following proteins are co-located in the Streptomyces sp. NBC_01198 genome:
- the sigM gene encoding RNA polymerase sigma factor SigM yields the protein MEPIPLGEADDTALLARHVAGEPDAFGELVRRHRDRLWAVALRTLGDREEAADAVQDALVSAFRAAHTFRGQSAVTTWLHRITVNACLDRARRAATRRTAPVADEENFESLLEPHESAEAPAVRDELHRELLAALATLPAEQRAALVLVDMQGYPVAEAAAVLAVPEGTVKSRCARGRARLLPLLSHLRASGGDRAGPVGERNRTEGTSVPPAGTEQGGGDHR from the coding sequence ATGGAGCCCATACCGCTCGGCGAAGCCGATGACACCGCCCTGCTCGCCCGCCATGTGGCGGGCGAGCCCGACGCCTTCGGTGAACTCGTCCGCAGGCATCGCGACCGGCTCTGGGCGGTCGCCCTGCGGACGCTGGGCGACCGCGAGGAGGCCGCTGACGCGGTGCAGGACGCGCTGGTGTCGGCCTTCCGGGCCGCCCATACCTTCCGCGGCCAGTCGGCCGTCACGACCTGGCTGCACAGGATCACGGTGAACGCCTGCCTGGACCGGGCCCGCAGAGCCGCCACCCGTCGCACCGCACCGGTCGCCGACGAGGAGAACTTCGAATCGCTCCTCGAACCCCACGAGTCCGCCGAGGCGCCGGCGGTACGCGACGAGCTGCACCGCGAACTCCTCGCCGCGCTGGCGACGCTGCCCGCCGAGCAGCGGGCGGCTCTCGTTCTGGTCGACATGCAGGGCTACCCGGTCGCGGAGGCCGCCGCAGTGCTCGCCGTACCGGAGGGCACGGTCAAGAGCCGGTGCGCCCGCGGCCGCGCGCGGCTGCTGCCCCTGCTCAGCCATCTGCGGGCGAGCGGCGGCGACCGGGCCGGCCCGGTCGGCGAAAGGAACCGGACGGAGGGGACATCCGTCCCACCGGCAGGAACGGAACAGGGCGGAGGTGACCACCGATGA
- a CDS encoding CCA tRNA nucleotidyltransferase: MPNANNAAQSPQPPRAGQAPHRVEPVAEELGHRFRAAGFALALVGGSVRDTLLGRLGNDLDFTTDARPEQVLKLLRPWADSVWEVGIAFGTVGGMKKAQDTEGATRSFQIEVTTYRSEAYDRTSRKPEVSYGDTIQEDLVRRDFTVNSMAVGLPGNDFIDPYGGLDDLAARVLRTPASPEASFSDDPLRMLRAARFAAQLDFEVAPEVVAAMTAMADRIDIVSAERVRDELNKLILSDHPRKGLRLLVETGLADRVLPELSALRLERDEHFRHKDVYEHSLTVLEQAIDLEAEGPDLVLRLAALLHDIGKPKTRRFEPDGRVSFHHHEIVGAKLSKARMLQLKYPNELVKDVSRLVELHLRFHGYGSGEWTDSAVRRYVRDAGPLLERLHKLTRSDCTTRNKRKAAALSRTYDGLEQRIAELQEREELDAIRPDLDGNQIMTVLGIAPGPVVGQAYQYLLELRLENGPLGEEAAAAALREWWTARSAE, encoded by the coding sequence GTGCCGAATGCCAACAATGCCGCTCAGAGCCCGCAGCCCCCGCGAGCCGGGCAGGCCCCTCACCGGGTCGAGCCGGTCGCCGAGGAGCTGGGCCACCGTTTCCGTGCCGCCGGATTCGCTCTCGCCCTGGTCGGCGGTTCGGTCCGGGACACCTTGCTCGGCCGGCTCGGCAACGACCTGGACTTCACCACCGACGCCCGTCCCGAGCAGGTGCTGAAACTCCTGCGGCCCTGGGCGGACTCGGTGTGGGAGGTCGGCATCGCCTTCGGCACGGTCGGGGGCATGAAGAAGGCCCAGGATACCGAGGGTGCGACCCGTAGCTTCCAGATCGAGGTGACCACCTACCGCAGCGAGGCGTACGACCGGACCTCGCGCAAGCCGGAGGTCTCCTACGGTGACACCATCCAGGAGGATCTGGTCCGCCGGGACTTCACGGTGAACTCGATGGCGGTCGGTCTGCCAGGGAACGACTTCATCGACCCCTACGGCGGCCTCGACGATCTGGCGGCCCGGGTGCTGCGCACGCCGGCCTCCCCCGAGGCGTCCTTCTCCGACGACCCGCTGCGGATGCTGCGTGCCGCCCGCTTCGCCGCCCAGCTGGACTTCGAGGTCGCCCCTGAGGTGGTCGCGGCGATGACCGCGATGGCCGACCGGATCGACATCGTCTCCGCCGAGCGGGTGCGGGACGAGCTGAACAAGCTGATCCTGTCCGACCACCCCCGCAAGGGCCTGCGGCTGCTGGTCGAGACCGGCCTCGCCGACCGGGTGCTGCCCGAGCTGTCGGCGCTGCGGCTGGAGCGGGACGAGCACTTCCGGCACAAGGACGTCTACGAGCACTCCCTGACGGTGCTGGAGCAGGCCATCGACCTGGAGGCCGAGGGGCCGGATCTGGTGCTGCGGCTGGCCGCGCTGCTGCACGACATCGGCAAGCCGAAGACCCGGCGCTTCGAGCCGGACGGCCGGGTCTCCTTCCACCACCACGAGATCGTCGGCGCCAAGCTCAGCAAGGCGCGGATGCTGCAGCTCAAATACCCCAATGAGCTGGTGAAGGACGTCTCCCGGCTGGTCGAGCTGCACCTGCGCTTCCACGGCTACGGCAGCGGCGAGTGGACCGACTCGGCCGTGCGCCGCTACGTACGGGACGCCGGCCCGCTGCTGGAGCGGCTGCACAAGCTCACCCGTTCGGACTGCACGACCCGCAACAAGCGCAAGGCGGCGGCGCTGTCGCGGACCTACGACGGCCTGGAGCAGCGGATCGCGGAGCTGCAGGAGCGGGAGGAGCTCGACGCGATCCGGCCCGACCTGGACGGCAACCAGATCATGACCGTGCTCGGGATCGCCCCGGGACCGGTGGTGGGCCAGGCGTATCAGTACCTGCTGGAGCTGCGGCTGGAGAACGGTCCGCTGGGCGAGGAAGCGGCGGCCGCGGCGCTGCGCGAGTGGTGGACCGCCCGGTCCGCCGAGTGA
- a CDS encoding MFS transporter gives MGLLRDLRDLLRLPDFRRLLGVRLLSQLSDGVFQVALAAYVVFSPEKQASPGAVASAMAVLLLPYSLIGPFTGVLLDRWRRRQVLLYCNLLRAVLCCGTAGLILLRVPDWLFYLSALSVTAVNRFVLAGLSAALPRVVDPDRLVTANALSPTAGTLAATVGGGVAFVVHLFAAEGDGANAATVLLGSVLYLCAGLSALSLGRDLLGPEPDQVRPQFTAALTGTAQGLTAGLRHLRRRPAAARAMTAMTAMRFCFGALTVMLLMLCRYAWSDPSDTDAGLRLLGVAVGLSAAGFFVAALVTPWATARVGTSGWIIACSAASALLLPPLALSFSVAPLMLAAFALGIATQGAKIATDTVVQAQVDDAYRGRVFSLYDVVFNVAFVGAAAIAALVLPADVRSAGLVVALALVYAATAAAMLRERDVSRGTSRAGTPTR, from the coding sequence ATGGGCCTTCTGCGCGATCTTCGGGACCTGTTGCGGCTGCCGGACTTCCGCCGGCTGCTGGGCGTACGCCTGCTCTCGCAGCTCTCCGACGGCGTCTTCCAGGTCGCGCTGGCCGCCTACGTGGTCTTCTCGCCGGAGAAGCAGGCCTCGCCGGGGGCGGTCGCCTCCGCGATGGCCGTCCTGCTGCTCCCCTACTCGCTCATCGGCCCCTTCACCGGCGTGCTGCTCGACCGCTGGCGGCGCCGCCAGGTCCTGCTGTACTGCAATCTGCTGCGTGCGGTGCTGTGCTGCGGCACCGCGGGGCTGATCCTGCTCCGGGTGCCGGACTGGCTGTTCTATCTGTCCGCCCTGTCGGTGACCGCGGTCAACCGCTTCGTCCTGGCGGGGCTGTCCGCCGCGCTGCCGCGGGTGGTCGACCCGGACCGGCTGGTGACCGCCAACGCGCTCTCACCGACGGCGGGCACCCTCGCGGCGACCGTGGGCGGCGGCGTCGCCTTCGTCGTGCATCTCTTCGCCGCCGAGGGCGACGGGGCCAACGCCGCCACCGTACTGCTCGGCTCGGTGCTCTACCTGTGCGCGGGGCTGTCCGCGCTGTCCCTGGGCCGTGATCTGCTCGGCCCGGAGCCGGACCAGGTCCGCCCGCAGTTCACGGCCGCGCTGACCGGCACTGCACAGGGCCTGACGGCCGGACTGCGTCACCTCCGCCGCCGTCCTGCGGCCGCCCGTGCGATGACCGCGATGACCGCGATGCGCTTCTGCTTCGGTGCGCTCACCGTGATGCTGCTGATGCTCTGCCGCTACGCGTGGTCCGACCCGTCCGACACCGACGCGGGCCTGCGCCTGCTGGGGGTGGCGGTCGGGCTGTCCGCGGCCGGCTTCTTCGTCGCCGCACTCGTCACCCCCTGGGCCACCGCCCGGGTGGGGACCTCCGGCTGGATCATCGCCTGCTCGGCCGCCTCGGCGCTGCTGCTGCCTCCGCTGGCGCTGTCCTTCAGTGTCGCTCCGCTGATGCTGGCGGCCTTCGCGCTCGGGATCGCCACGCAGGGCGCCAAGATCGCCACCGACACGGTCGTCCAGGCGCAGGTCGACGACGCCTACCGCGGCCGGGTCTTCTCGCTCTACGACGTCGTCTTCAACGTGGCGTTCGTCGGCGCCGCAGCGATCGCGGCCCTGGTGCTGCCCGCCGACGTGCGCTCGGCGGGGCTGGTCGTGGCGCTGGCGCTGGTCTATGCCGCCACCGCGGCCGCGATGCTGCGGGAGCGCGATGTTTCACGTGGAACATCGCGAGCAGGCACGCCGACCCGATGA
- a CDS encoding serine/threonine protein kinase, translated as MADRSTAAVGVADEGGEAPPAAQQDGATPGGTTTDDQDSGTAGDGTPAKDAADRTENTEDDAEQTAHAPLITAEPMPAEPEAETAVLEAAEPATETEAETAVLSAAEPATETAVLVAAAQAEPDPEPEPRPGAAEQEPAGPKAAQGDKAAPEATPEGTPEAEPEAAAPEPDRPQPTKPRPQAKPKPTAPELHSGHRLARRYQLAECVTRVDGFSSWRAVDEKLRRAVGIHLLPAAHPRSRQVLAAARSAALLGDPRFVQVLDAVEEDELVYVIHEWLPDAGSLADLLAAGPLEPHEAYQMASQVSQGMAAAHREGLAHLRLDPGAVLRTSSGQYRIRGLAVAAALRGLNSERPQRQDTEAIGALLYASLTQRWPYEEDAHGLAGLPKGVGLVAPDQLRAGVHRGMSDVAMRALVNDGATASREEPPCTTPEELAKAIARIPRIRPPEHPAPIYRQPAFQQPPQPPAGATRYAAGGPVSTPSAPPPALPGRTGSALKWAVSALLIVAIGLGSWQLADAMKSRENHAPRNPTTSPKADHNPAPPPAGPLTIVGAKDFDPLPQGNGTENPGEVGNLTDHDPATSWTTLSYATANLGGLKDGVGVILDLGSSHHVSSVKLNLLGAGTDVELWAAPGASAQPTRLDGFRKVAAGSGTQQVTLKPGGQVSSRYLLVWLTKLPKDSDGRFRGKISEISVTG; from the coding sequence GTGGCGGATCGGAGCACGGCGGCCGTCGGAGTGGCCGATGAGGGCGGCGAGGCGCCGCCCGCAGCCCAGCAGGACGGCGCCACACCCGGCGGTACGACGACGGACGACCAGGACAGCGGCACCGCCGGCGACGGCACCCCAGCCAAGGACGCAGCGGACCGGACCGAGAACACCGAAGACGACGCGGAGCAGACCGCGCACGCCCCCCTGATCACCGCCGAGCCCATGCCGGCCGAGCCCGAGGCCGAGACCGCCGTGCTGGAAGCCGCCGAGCCCGCCACCGAGACCGAAGCCGAGACCGCCGTGCTGAGCGCTGCGGAGCCCGCCACCGAGACCGCCGTGCTGGTCGCCGCCGCCCAGGCCGAGCCGGACCCCGAGCCCGAGCCCCGGCCTGGAGCCGCTGAGCAGGAGCCCGCCGGGCCGAAAGCCGCGCAGGGCGACAAGGCCGCGCCCGAAGCCACGCCTGAAGGCACGCCCGAAGCCGAACCTGAAGCCGCTGCGCCCGAACCCGACCGGCCGCAACCCACCAAGCCCCGCCCCCAGGCCAAGCCGAAGCCCACCGCGCCCGAGCTGCACAGCGGCCACCGGCTGGCCCGCCGCTACCAGCTCGCGGAGTGCGTCACGCGGGTGGACGGATTCAGCAGCTGGCGTGCAGTGGACGAGAAACTGCGGCGGGCCGTCGGTATCCATCTGCTCCCCGCCGCCCACCCGCGGTCCCGCCAGGTGCTGGCCGCCGCGAGGTCGGCGGCCCTGCTCGGCGATCCCCGCTTCGTCCAGGTCCTCGACGCGGTCGAGGAGGACGAGCTGGTCTACGTGATCCACGAGTGGCTGCCGGACGCCGGATCCCTCGCCGACCTGCTCGCAGCCGGCCCGCTGGAGCCGCACGAGGCCTACCAGATGGCCAGCCAGGTCTCCCAGGGCATGGCCGCCGCACACCGCGAGGGGCTGGCCCATCTGCGGCTCGACCCGGGAGCCGTGCTGCGGACCAGCTCCGGGCAGTACCGCATCCGCGGGCTGGCCGTCGCCGCCGCGCTGCGCGGGCTGAACTCCGAGCGGCCGCAGCGGCAGGACACCGAGGCGATCGGCGCGCTGCTCTACGCCTCCCTGACCCAGCGCTGGCCCTACGAGGAGGACGCGCACGGCCTGGCCGGACTGCCCAAGGGCGTCGGCCTGGTGGCTCCGGACCAGCTGCGTGCGGGCGTCCACCGCGGCATGTCGGACGTGGCGATGCGCGCGCTGGTCAATGACGGCGCGACCGCGTCCCGCGAGGAGCCGCCGTGCACCACCCCGGAGGAGCTGGCCAAGGCCATCGCTCGCATTCCGCGGATCCGGCCGCCCGAGCACCCTGCCCCGATCTACCGGCAGCCCGCCTTCCAGCAGCCGCCGCAGCCGCCTGCCGGGGCGACTCGCTACGCCGCCGGCGGGCCGGTCAGCACTCCCTCCGCTCCGCCGCCCGCCCTGCCCGGACGTACCGGCAGTGCGCTGAAGTGGGCGGTCTCCGCGCTGCTGATCGTGGCCATCGGGCTCGGCAGCTGGCAGCTCGCCGACGCCATGAAGTCCCGCGAGAACCATGCCCCGCGCAACCCGACCACCTCGCCGAAGGCGGACCACAACCCGGCGCCGCCGCCCGCCGGGCCCCTGACGATCGTCGGCGCCAAGGACTTCGACCCGCTGCCGCAGGGCAACGGCACCGAGAACCCGGGCGAGGTGGGCAACCTCACCGACCACGACCCGGCGACCTCCTGGACGACGCTGAGCTACGCGACGGCCAACCTCGGCGGACTCAAGGACGGCGTCGGGGTGATCCTGGACCTCGGCAGCTCGCACCACGTCAGCAGCGTGAAGCTGAACCTGCTGGGCGCCGGGACGGACGTGGAGCTGTGGGCGGCGCCCGGCGCCAGCGCTCAGCCCACCCGGCTCGACGGCTTCCGGAAGGTGGCCGCCGGCTCCGGCACGCAGCAGGTGACGCTCAAGCCCGGCGGGCAGGTCAGCAGCCGCTATCTGCTGGTCTGGCTGACCAAGCTCCCGAAGGACTCGGACGGCCGGTTCCGTGGCAAGATCTCGGAGATCAGCGTGACCGGCTGA
- the murJ gene encoding murein biosynthesis integral membrane protein MurJ — MNAPYDGDRDSAGQMPPSPEQRPAPADPYLQNTYAYDPYQQPDPAQQWQEQSGHQQQPYPDNAATQYMGTGASAGGPEQQQQGEEYDAFAHLFRDQQPPQDGYQQQDGQQPGGYPQQYPQQQPGGYQQPYPQQGGYGPQDGYQQQGYPQQGGYPQHGGGHQGGHQAQGGYPASYSHTPSANETTGFSIPIYQDPGYGQDFYQGEPYADPHYADSQYVDPRYADPRYGYPYQQPYQEQYQQPQQQPYQEPYAPQGYQQPGQPPQGVQRPGTAATGTTGQVAAATGTTTAVPAAGGAATATRSGGILKSSALMAAGTLVSRVTGFVRTLVVAAAIGAATLSDSYQVANVLPTMIYILTIGGGLNSVFVPQLVRAMKDDDDGGSAYANRLLTVVMVALGGIVTVTVLGAPLLVKLMSAKIADNPDTYNVAIAFARYCMPTIFFMGVHVVMGQVLNARGRFGAMMWTPVLNNIVVIFTFGMFIWVYGSYGSTRLDATTISPDGVRLLGIGTLLGLVVQSLAMLPYLRDAGFKFRPRFDWRGHGLGKAAKLAKWTFFFVLANQAGLVVVTQLATWAGANADKSGYPGTGITGYNYALLLWQMPQAIITVSVMAAVLPRISRAAADGDVTAVRDDISYGLRTSAVAIVPAAFAFLALGVPICGVLYASTNEASARNIGFILMAFGAGLIPYSVQYVVLRGFYAFEDTRTPFYNTVIVAAVNAAASALCFVALPARWAVVGMAFSYGLAYAVGVGVAVKRLRARLGGDLDGRRVVRTYARLIGACIPAAGLAGIAAYVISGRLGGGVTGSLASLVVGGILLGGIFLVIAKRMRIQELNGMIGMVRGRLGR; from the coding sequence ATGAACGCGCCGTATGACGGTGATCGCGACTCTGCGGGCCAGATGCCTCCCTCGCCCGAGCAGCGTCCGGCGCCTGCCGACCCCTATCTGCAGAACACGTATGCCTACGATCCGTATCAGCAGCCGGATCCGGCACAGCAGTGGCAGGAGCAGTCCGGCCACCAGCAGCAGCCCTACCCGGACAACGCGGCAACCCAGTACATGGGCACGGGCGCTTCGGCAGGCGGACCGGAACAGCAGCAGCAGGGCGAGGAGTACGACGCCTTCGCGCACCTCTTCCGCGACCAGCAGCCGCCGCAGGACGGCTACCAGCAGCAGGACGGCCAGCAGCCCGGCGGCTACCCGCAGCAGTACCCCCAGCAGCAGCCCGGCGGCTACCAGCAGCCGTATCCGCAGCAGGGCGGCTACGGCCCGCAGGACGGGTACCAGCAGCAGGGCTACCCGCAACAAGGCGGCTACCCGCAGCACGGGGGCGGCCACCAGGGCGGCCACCAGGCTCAGGGCGGCTACCCCGCGTCCTACTCGCACACGCCGTCGGCCAACGAGACCACGGGCTTCTCGATCCCGATATACCAGGACCCGGGGTACGGCCAGGACTTCTACCAGGGCGAGCCGTACGCGGACCCGCACTACGCCGACTCGCAGTACGTCGACCCCCGCTACGCCGACCCGCGCTACGGCTACCCGTACCAGCAGCCGTACCAGGAGCAGTACCAGCAACCGCAGCAGCAGCCCTACCAGGAGCCGTACGCGCCGCAGGGTTACCAGCAGCCCGGGCAGCCGCCGCAAGGCGTCCAGCGGCCAGGTACGGCCGCCACGGGCACCACCGGGCAGGTAGCCGCCGCCACCGGCACCACCACAGCGGTGCCGGCCGCCGGCGGGGCGGCGACCGCCACCCGGTCCGGCGGCATCCTGAAGTCCAGCGCCCTGATGGCGGCCGGCACGCTGGTCTCTCGCGTCACCGGCTTCGTGCGCACCCTGGTGGTCGCCGCGGCGATCGGCGCCGCCACCCTGAGCGACTCCTACCAGGTCGCGAACGTGCTGCCGACGATGATCTACATCCTCACCATCGGCGGCGGCCTCAACTCGGTGTTCGTACCGCAGCTGGTCCGCGCGATGAAGGACGACGACGACGGCGGCTCCGCCTATGCCAACCGGCTGCTGACCGTCGTCATGGTCGCGCTCGGCGGCATCGTCACCGTCACCGTGCTCGGCGCGCCGCTGCTGGTCAAGCTGATGTCCGCGAAGATCGCCGACAACCCGGACACGTACAACGTGGCCATCGCCTTCGCCCGCTACTGCATGCCCACGATCTTCTTCATGGGCGTCCACGTGGTGATGGGCCAGGTGCTCAACGCCCGCGGCAGGTTCGGCGCGATGATGTGGACCCCGGTCCTCAACAACATCGTGGTGATCTTCACCTTCGGCATGTTCATCTGGGTCTACGGCTCCTACGGCTCGACCCGGCTGGACGCCACGACGATCTCGCCCGACGGTGTCCGGCTGCTGGGCATCGGCACGCTGCTCGGCCTGGTCGTCCAGTCACTGGCGATGCTGCCCTACCTGCGGGACGCCGGGTTCAAGTTCCGGCCACGCTTCGACTGGCGCGGCCACGGCCTCGGCAAGGCCGCCAAGCTCGCCAAGTGGACGTTCTTCTTCGTGCTGGCCAACCAGGCCGGCCTGGTCGTGGTCACCCAGCTCGCCACCTGGGCCGGCGCCAACGCCGACAAGAGCGGCTACCCGGGCACCGGCATCACCGGCTACAACTACGCGCTGCTGCTCTGGCAGATGCCGCAGGCCATCATCACCGTCTCGGTGATGGCCGCGGTGCTGCCGCGCATCTCCCGGGCCGCGGCCGACGGCGACGTCACCGCGGTCCGCGACGACATCTCCTACGGTCTGCGCACCTCGGCGGTCGCGATCGTGCCGGCCGCCTTCGCCTTCCTGGCCCTCGGCGTCCCGATCTGCGGCGTCCTCTACGCCAGCACCAACGAGGCCTCCGCCCGCAACATCGGCTTCATCCTGATGGCCTTCGGCGCCGGACTGATCCCCTACTCGGTGCAGTACGTCGTCCTGCGCGGCTTCTACGCCTTCGAGGACACCCGCACCCCCTTCTACAACACGGTGATCGTGGCCGCCGTCAACGCGGCGGCCTCCGCCCTCTGCTTCGTCGCGCTGCCCGCCCGCTGGGCCGTGGTGGGCATGGCCTTCTCCTACGGCCTGGCCTACGCGGTCGGCGTCGGGGTGGCCGTCAAGCGGCTCCGGGCCCGCCTCGGCGGCGACCTGGACGGCCGCAGGGTGGTCCGCACCTACGCCCGGCTGATCGGCGCCTGCATCCCGGCGGCGGGACTGGCCGGGATCGCGGCCTATGTCATCAGCGGGAGGCTGGGCGGCGGGGTGACCGGGTCGCTGGCGTCACTGGTGGTCGGCGGCATCCTGCTGGGCGGGATCTTCCTGGTCATCGCGAAGCGGATGCGGATCCAGGAGCTGAACGGCATGATCGGCATGGTCCGGGGTCGGCTCGGCCGCTGA
- a CDS encoding DUF6049 family protein produces MGEAAQSPGKPPSSARRRAARIVALVAGATLLTGLLQATGASPSQAAAGSGSRTASVSVDSLTPRIPVKGDSVVISGKLTNDGKSAISHAHVGIRMPWGGALTTRSSIKSAASRTGYSNAEDGPEVPDQTSAVSDIPAGSHVSFSITVPVSALGLDDAGVYQLGVTLDGRTKAEPTTHVLGIKRTFLPWYGDAVTSGSKQTRISYLWPLTDRSHVAPRGDTDSQVSPIFMDDELATELGPGGRLRQMIDLARNLPVTWVVDPDLLASVEFMTKGYRVAGPGGDVTKTTAGTGGAVAKQWLNDLKIAVAGEQVIALPFGDTDIASLAHHGRKIPGAVGHLKTATALGLATTQTIFGGSQTADVAWPVDGAIDPSIVSVARAGGAKRIIARSDTFGDGDLSYTPNAARPIGGGTTAVVSDAILSTAFTGDMDDPQKVDLAVQSFIAQTLMITMEAPEKQRTVVVAPQRMPTAAQAQAMAQAIHYSTTAPWVSPVSFDDAAKAHPDAHANRKVPSSKAYPSSLRKQELPAEAFTWIESIQEHLNDFVVILTSPDHVTVPFRNAVLRSMSDSWRAVPSGSEDYRNAIGDYLTGLINAVHIIPKTTLTLSGRSGTIPVTVKNELGQPVKGLTLRLTSGTNIRLKIKNAEQPIAIEGGHTRTLKFQTTANANGTVKVSAALFTAKGVYASTGVGFEVHINKVTDLVMLIIGAGLLLLVLAGVRIYRQRKRRTDVDGTDDDGGENEEANGTDPGQPGDPATDTGQESPEPSPTGEKVDG; encoded by the coding sequence GTGGGCGAGGCGGCACAGTCACCCGGGAAACCCCCGTCCTCGGCGCGCCGCCGGGCGGCACGGATCGTCGCGCTGGTGGCGGGTGCGACGCTGCTCACCGGGCTGCTGCAGGCCACCGGGGCGTCCCCCTCGCAGGCGGCGGCCGGCAGCGGCTCCCGTACCGCCTCGGTGTCCGTGGACTCCCTCACCCCGCGCATCCCGGTCAAGGGCGACTCGGTGGTCATCTCCGGGAAGCTCACCAACGACGGCAAGTCCGCCATCAGCCACGCCCATGTCGGCATCCGGATGCCGTGGGGCGGCGCGCTGACCACCCGTAGCTCGATCAAGAGTGCCGCCTCGCGCACCGGCTACAGCAACGCCGAGGACGGGCCCGAGGTGCCCGACCAGACCAGCGCCGTCTCCGACATCCCGGCCGGCAGCCACGTGTCCTTCAGCATCACCGTCCCGGTCTCCGCTCTCGGCCTGGACGACGCCGGGGTCTACCAGCTGGGCGTGACGCTGGACGGCCGGACGAAGGCCGAACCCACCACGCATGTGCTCGGCATCAAGCGGACCTTCCTGCCCTGGTACGGCGACGCCGTCACCAGCGGCAGCAAGCAGACCAGGATCAGCTATCTGTGGCCGCTCACCGACCGGTCGCACGTCGCACCGCGCGGCGACACCGATTCCCAGGTGAGCCCTATCTTCATGGACGACGAGCTGGCCACGGAGCTCGGACCGGGCGGCCGGCTGCGACAGATGATCGACCTGGCCAGGAACCTCCCGGTGACCTGGGTCGTCGACCCCGACCTGCTCGCCAGCGTCGAATTCATGACCAAGGGCTACCGGGTCGCCGGGCCCGGCGGTGACGTCACCAAGACCACGGCGGGCACCGGTGGCGCGGTCGCCAAGCAGTGGCTGAACGACCTCAAGATCGCGGTGGCCGGCGAGCAGGTGATCGCGCTGCCCTTCGGCGACACCGACATCGCCTCGCTCGCCCACCACGGCCGGAAAATCCCCGGCGCCGTCGGCCACCTCAAGACCGCCACCGCTCTCGGGCTGGCCACCACCCAGACCATCTTCGGCGGCAGCCAGACCGCCGACGTCGCCTGGCCGGTGGACGGCGCCATCGACCCGTCCATCGTCTCGGTGGCGCGCGCGGGGGGAGCCAAGCGGATCATCGCCCGCAGCGACACCTTCGGCGACGGCGACCTCAGTTACACCCCGAACGCCGCCCGGCCGATCGGCGGCGGCACCACCGCGGTGGTCTCCGACGCGATCCTTTCCACCGCCTTCACCGGCGACATGGACGACCCGCAGAAGGTCGACCTCGCCGTGCAGAGCTTCATCGCGCAGACGCTGATGATCACCATGGAGGCGCCGGAGAAGCAGCGCACTGTCGTGGTGGCCCCGCAGCGGATGCCCACCGCCGCGCAGGCGCAGGCCATGGCCCAGGCGATCCACTACAGCACCACCGCGCCCTGGGTCTCGCCCGTCTCCTTCGACGACGCGGCGAAGGCGCATCCTGACGCGCACGCCAACCGCAAGGTGCCGTCGAGCAAGGCCTACCCGAGCAGCCTGCGCAAGCAGGAGCTGCCGGCGGAGGCCTTCACCTGGATCGAGTCGATCCAGGAGCACCTGAACGACTTCGTGGTGATCCTCACCTCACCGGACCACGTCACCGTGCCGTTCCGCAACGCGGTGCTGCGCTCGATGTCCGACAGCTGGCGTGCTGTCCCGTCGGGCTCGGAGGACTACCGAAACGCGATCGGCGACTACCTGACCGGCCTGATCAACGCCGTGCACATCATCCCGAAGACCACGCTGACGCTGTCGGGACGCAGCGGCACCATCCCGGTCACGGTGAAGAACGAGCTCGGCCAGCCGGTGAAGGGCCTGACACTGCGGCTCACATCGGGCACGAACATCCGGTTGAAGATCAAGAACGCCGAGCAGCCGATCGCCATCGAGGGCGGCCACACCCGTACCCTGAAGTTCCAGACCACCGCGAACGCGAACGGTACGGTCAAGGTCTCCGCAGCCCTCTTCACTGCCAAGGGCGTGTACGCCAGCACGGGCGTCGGATTCGAGGTCCACATCAACAAGGTCACCGACCTGGTGATGCTGATCATCGGAGCCGGACTTCTCCTGCTGGTGCTCGCGGGCGTACGGATCTACCGTCAGCGTAAGCGGCGCACCGACGTGGACGGCACAGACGACGACGGCGGCGAGAACGAAGAGGCGAACGGCACGGACCCCGGGCAGCCGGGTGACCCTGCCACTGACACCGGGCAGGAAAGCCCGGAGCCCTCACCGACAGGTGAGAAGGTGGACGGGTAG